From one Rubrobacter xylanophilus genomic stretch:
- a CDS encoding bifunctional homocysteine S-methyltransferase/methylenetetrahydrofolate reductase, with product MSFRDLLEGRVLVGDGAMGTLLADRGVGYGHPYARANLTHPELVEQLHAEYVRAGAQAIETNTFSANRVKLAGHRLEERVREINESGARLARRAVEEAGERVLVLGAIGPLGRPLAPVGNIPREEARALFREQAEALLGGGADALLLETFTDLGELRLAWEAVRDLGAPVLAYKTFVEDGETLAEGLPERVAREISGWGVELVGSNCTVGPQRMLGIVEQMSAVGPVAAFPNPGLPQLVEGSVRYSRDVEHFARYGRRLAEAGARFIGGCCGTTPEHIRALSEALRDFRPRKTSVALRRAPGDLREDDRRDAAGPRSELAKKLLGGGFPVAVEVDLPRGNDLSGVVEAARRLRERGADAIDISDGARARLRMHPVAAARIVQERAGIEVVAHMSCRDRNILGLQADLLAAAALGVRNILAVTGDPAQIGDYPEATGVFDTDAVGLVHILSRMNRGEDLAGNAIGHAPGFLIGAAFNPTAEDLDAEVERLRRKLEAGAHAFWTQPVFEMSALERALERLGDTPARILLGLMPLRSARQAEFLHHEVPGVEIPEEIRGKLAELPPQDAPRYGVEVARNLLARARPLVSGAYIMPPASAPELAAEVMEALR from the coding sequence TTGAGCTTCAGGGATCTTCTCGAGGGCCGGGTACTCGTCGGTGACGGAGCCATGGGGACGCTGCTGGCCGACCGGGGGGTCGGCTACGGTCATCCCTACGCCCGGGCGAACCTCACGCATCCGGAGCTGGTGGAGCAACTGCACGCCGAGTACGTGCGGGCCGGAGCCCAAGCCATAGAGACCAACACCTTCTCCGCCAACCGGGTGAAGCTCGCCGGGCACCGGCTGGAGGAGCGGGTGCGGGAGATCAACGAGTCGGGGGCGCGCCTGGCGCGCCGGGCCGTGGAGGAGGCCGGAGAGCGGGTGCTGGTGCTCGGAGCAATAGGTCCGCTGGGCCGCCCGCTCGCGCCGGTCGGCAACATCCCGCGCGAGGAGGCCCGCGCCCTCTTCCGGGAGCAGGCGGAGGCGCTGCTGGGAGGCGGGGCGGACGCGCTGCTCCTGGAGACCTTCACCGACCTGGGGGAGTTGCGCCTGGCCTGGGAGGCGGTGCGCGATCTCGGAGCGCCTGTCCTCGCCTACAAGACCTTCGTCGAGGACGGCGAAACGCTCGCCGAGGGGCTGCCGGAGCGGGTGGCGCGGGAGATCTCCGGCTGGGGCGTGGAGCTGGTGGGCTCCAACTGCACCGTCGGCCCGCAGCGGATGCTCGGCATCGTGGAGCAGATGTCCGCCGTCGGCCCGGTGGCCGCCTTCCCCAACCCGGGACTGCCGCAGCTCGTGGAGGGCTCCGTCCGCTACAGCCGCGACGTGGAGCACTTCGCCCGCTACGGCCGCAGGCTCGCGGAGGCCGGAGCGCGGTTCATCGGGGGGTGCTGCGGCACCACCCCGGAGCACATCCGGGCCCTCTCGGAAGCCCTGCGGGACTTCCGGCCGCGGAAGACCTCCGTCGCGCTCCGCCGCGCTCCCGGAGACCTCCGGGAAGACGATCGGAGGGACGCCGCCGGCCCGCGCTCGGAGCTCGCGAAAAAGCTGCTCGGCGGCGGGTTCCCCGTCGCTGTGGAGGTGGATCTCCCCCGGGGCAACGACCTCTCGGGGGTGGTCGAAGCGGCACGGCGTCTGCGGGAGCGGGGGGCGGATGCCATAGACATCTCCGACGGAGCCCGGGCCAGGCTCCGGATGCATCCGGTCGCCGCGGCCCGGATCGTGCAGGAGCGGGCCGGGATAGAGGTGGTCGCCCACATGTCCTGCCGCGACCGGAACATACTGGGCCTGCAGGCAGATCTCCTGGCGGCCGCGGCGCTCGGGGTCAGGAACATCCTGGCGGTCACCGGGGACCCGGCGCAGATCGGAGACTACCCGGAGGCCACCGGCGTCTTCGACACCGACGCGGTGGGGCTGGTGCACATCCTCTCCAGGATGAACCGGGGGGAGGATCTCGCGGGGAACGCCATCGGCCATGCGCCGGGTTTTCTGATCGGGGCGGCCTTCAACCCCACTGCCGAGGATCTGGACGCGGAGGTGGAGCGGCTGCGGCGGAAGCTGGAGGCCGGAGCGCACGCGTTCTGGACCCAGCCGGTCTTCGAGATGTCCGCTCTGGAGCGGGCGCTGGAGCGGCTGGGGGACACGCCGGCAAGGATCCTGCTGGGCTTGATGCCGCTGCGGAGCGCCCGCCAGGCCGAGTTTCTGCACCACGAGGTGCCGGGGGTGGAGATTCCGGAGGAGATCCGGGGGAAGCTGGCGGAGCTCCCGCCGCAGGACGCGCCCCGCTACGGGGTGGAGGTCGCCAGGAACCTGCTGGCGCGGGCCCGGCCGCTGGTCAGCGGGGCGTACATCATGCCCCCTGCGAGCGCTCCGGAGCTCGCCGCAGAGGTGATGGAGGCGCTCCGGTGA
- a CDS encoding phytoene/squalene synthase family protein, with product MRVDPTRKALADGDLSLEGCYRLCRSIQRAHSKTYYFSTRLLEPEVRRGVHALYAFMRYADEIVDNPGGLSPEGRLAALERLEEEALAACRGGWTENPVLRAFADTVRRCGIRERHIRSFMRSMKMDVGVTRYPTYRDLEEYTYGSAAVVGIMMCRVLGVEDDRAYPHAEALGTAMQLTNFLRDIAEDWRRGRVYLPLEDLERFGYREEELGAGVVDERFAGLMCFEILRARGLYAVADEGMDYIPRGRRYAVLVARELYAAILDRIEEAGYDVFYRRAQTSWPQKLALAAGCAFREPGEVLSGLCPARIATGP from the coding sequence ATGAGGGTGGATCCAACCCGGAAAGCGCTCGCCGACGGCGACCTCTCGCTGGAGGGTTGCTACCGGCTGTGCCGGAGCATCCAGCGAGCGCACAGCAAGACCTACTACTTCTCCACCCGGCTTCTGGAGCCGGAGGTCCGGCGCGGCGTCCACGCCCTCTACGCCTTCATGCGCTACGCCGACGAGATCGTGGACAATCCGGGAGGCCTCTCCCCGGAAGGACGGCTCGCGGCCCTGGAAAGGCTGGAGGAGGAGGCGCTCGCCGCCTGCCGCGGCGGGTGGACCGAGAACCCGGTGCTCCGGGCCTTCGCCGACACGGTGCGCCGCTGCGGCATACGGGAGCGCCACATCCGCTCCTTCATGCGGAGCATGAAGATGGACGTCGGCGTGACCCGCTACCCCACCTACCGGGATCTGGAGGAATACACTTACGGCAGCGCGGCGGTGGTGGGGATCATGATGTGCCGGGTCCTCGGGGTCGAGGACGATCGGGCCTACCCGCACGCCGAGGCGCTGGGCACGGCGATGCAGCTCACCAACTTCCTGCGGGACATCGCCGAGGACTGGCGGCGCGGGCGGGTCTATCTGCCGCTGGAGGATCTCGAGCGGTTCGGTTACCGGGAGGAGGAGCTCGGGGCCGGCGTGGTGGACGAGAGGTTCGCCGGGCTGATGTGCTTCGAGATCCTCCGGGCCCGGGGGCTGTACGCGGTGGCCGACGAAGGGATGGACTACATCCCGCGAGGGCGGCGCTACGCGGTGCTGGTGGCCCGGGAGCTCTACGCCGCGATCCTCGACAGGATCGAGGAGGCCGGCTACGACGTCTTCTACCGCCGGGCGCAGACCTCCTGGCCGCAGAAGCTCGCGCTCGCGGCCGGCTGCGCCTTCCGGGAGCCGGGGGAGGTCCTCTCGGGGCTCTGCCCGGCCAGGATTGCAACCGGACCGTGA
- a CDS encoding phytoene desaturase family protein, with product MVGAGLGGLFSAVRLQRMGFEVHLFEKNPAPGGRMGRLESGGFVFDTGPTLLLMTDVYRELFGFTGRRLEDHLELVPLDGDYRIHFGDGESLTMRRSLPELLRELERIEPGVTPRFYRFLESAALKYRLGRSEFVERNFERARDFFTPRNLRLLLRTGALANYYRVVSRHFRTERLRQAFSLQTMYLGLSPFEAPAVYALLPYTELAEDGLWFPRGGMYSLVEAVVGLARELGVRIHLRTPVERILVAKGRAEGLRVGGEDLPFNAVLVNADLPYAHRELLGGAADGDFRLRPRDRLRYTASAYMLYLGLGTRAEGLLHHNFFLSARYRENFEDIFHRRVLPDDPSFYVAAPSRTDPGMAPEGGDSLLVLVPVPHLGGRVDWRREEAGFRERVYGLLEKRCGIGRGSVLYERVRTPEDWRAEYNLEQGAAFGLGHGILQVGYFRPPLASRSVRGLYFVGASTHPGTGVPLVGIGARLVAGRMRRDLMPGGRA from the coding sequence GTGGTGGGGGCCGGGCTCGGAGGGCTCTTCTCCGCCGTCAGGCTCCAGAGGATGGGCTTCGAGGTCCATCTCTTCGAGAAGAACCCCGCTCCGGGCGGCAGGATGGGCCGGCTGGAGAGCGGGGGCTTCGTCTTCGATACCGGACCGACCCTGCTGCTCATGACCGACGTCTACCGGGAGCTCTTCGGCTTCACCGGGCGGAGGCTCGAGGACCATCTGGAGCTCGTCCCGCTCGACGGGGACTACAGGATCCACTTCGGCGACGGCGAATCGCTGACGATGCGCCGGTCCCTGCCCGAGCTGCTGCGGGAGCTGGAGCGCATCGAGCCCGGCGTCACCCCGCGCTTCTACCGCTTTCTGGAGAGCGCGGCCCTGAAGTACCGGCTGGGACGCAGCGAGTTCGTGGAGCGAAACTTCGAGCGGGCCCGGGATTTCTTCACCCCACGCAACCTGCGGCTGCTGCTCCGCACGGGGGCTCTGGCCAACTACTACCGAGTGGTCTCCCGCCACTTCCGTACCGAGAGACTCCGGCAGGCCTTCAGCCTGCAGACTATGTACCTGGGCCTCTCCCCGTTCGAGGCCCCGGCGGTCTACGCGCTCCTCCCCTACACCGAGCTGGCGGAGGACGGCCTGTGGTTCCCCCGCGGGGGGATGTACTCGCTGGTGGAGGCGGTTGTGGGCCTGGCCCGGGAGCTGGGGGTCAGGATCCACCTGCGCACCCCGGTGGAGCGGATACTCGTCGCCAAAGGCCGGGCGGAAGGACTCCGGGTGGGGGGAGAGGATCTGCCGTTCAACGCGGTGCTGGTCAACGCCGACCTGCCGTACGCCCACCGTGAACTCCTGGGCGGTGCCGCCGACGGGGACTTCCGGCTCCGGCCCCGCGACCGCCTCCGCTACACCGCCTCGGCCTACATGCTCTACCTGGGGCTCGGCACCCGGGCGGAGGGACTGCTCCACCACAACTTCTTTCTCTCCGCGCGCTACCGGGAGAACTTCGAGGACATCTTCCACCGGCGGGTGCTGCCCGACGATCCCTCCTTCTACGTGGCCGCCCCCTCTCGCACCGACCCCGGCATGGCTCCGGAGGGCGGTGATTCGCTGCTGGTGCTGGTGCCGGTGCCGCACCTGGGGGGCAGGGTGGACTGGCGCAGGGAGGAGGCGGGCTTCCGGGAGAGGGTGTACGGACTGCTGGAGAAGCGCTGCGGGATAGGCCGGGGTTCGGTGCTCTACGAGAGGGTGCGTACCCCCGAGGACTGGCGCGCGGAGTACAACCTGGAGCAGGGTGCGGCGTTCGGTCTCGGACACGGCATCCTGCAAGTGGGCTACTTCAGGCCACCGCTGGCCTCCCGCAGCGTGCGCGGGCTGTACTTCGTGGGAGCGAGCACCCATCCCGGGACCGGGGTGCCGCTGGTGGGGATCGGGGCGCGACTGGTCGCCGGACGGATGCGGCGGGATCTGATGCCGGGGGGGCGGGCATGA
- a CDS encoding class I SAM-dependent rRNA methyltransferase: MSGRGAARLRAGHPWVYRSDVLRAGGEAGDVVRVEDRRGRFLGYAFYNPRSEITLRVAERREGVKIGGEWFYGRLRAALEYRAGLGMDGDACRLLHAEADGVPGLVADRYGDYVVLQVGSAAVERRLEMVSDALEELLSPAGVLLRGDAGSRRREGLRRTVAVLRGRVPETVVVREGPVRYRVALWRGQKTGAFLDQRENRLAAGRYARGRVLDVFSYTGGFALHAARRAEHVEAVDSSGAALEAARENARLNRLSNLSFTEANVFDLLRARSDAGEVYDAVILDPPAFARTRRDLPRASRAYKEINLRAMKLLAPGGILITCSCSYHFSREAMEEMLRSAAADAGRSLRVREWRGQAPDHPEVLNIPETRYLKCAVLERLA; encoded by the coding sequence GTGAGCGGGCGCGGGGCGGCGCGCCTGCGGGCGGGACATCCCTGGGTGTACCGCTCCGACGTGCTCCGGGCCGGGGGCGAGGCCGGGGACGTCGTCCGGGTGGAGGACCGCCGGGGGCGCTTTCTGGGCTACGCCTTCTACAACCCGCGCAGCGAGATAACCCTGCGGGTGGCCGAGCGGCGCGAAGGGGTAAAGATCGGTGGGGAGTGGTTCTACGGGCGGCTGCGCGCCGCGCTGGAGTACCGGGCGGGCCTCGGGATGGACGGCGACGCCTGCCGGCTGCTCCACGCCGAGGCCGACGGGGTGCCGGGGCTGGTGGCCGACCGCTACGGAGACTACGTGGTGCTGCAGGTGGGCTCCGCGGCGGTGGAGCGGCGGCTGGAGATGGTGTCGGACGCTCTGGAGGAGCTCCTCTCGCCCGCCGGGGTGCTGCTCCGGGGAGATGCCGGTTCCCGCCGGCGGGAGGGCCTCCGGCGCACCGTCGCGGTGCTGCGCGGCAGGGTCCCGGAGACGGTGGTGGTGCGCGAGGGGCCGGTGCGCTACCGGGTGGCGCTGTGGCGGGGCCAGAAGACCGGGGCCTTCCTCGACCAGCGGGAGAACCGGCTGGCCGCCGGGCGCTACGCCCGCGGGCGGGTGCTCGACGTCTTCTCCTACACCGGTGGCTTCGCCCTGCATGCCGCCCGGCGGGCCGAGCACGTGGAGGCCGTGGACTCCAGCGGGGCCGCGCTCGAGGCCGCCCGGGAGAATGCCCGGCTCAACCGGCTCTCCAACCTCTCCTTCACCGAGGCGAACGTCTTCGATCTGTTGCGCGCCCGCTCCGACGCCGGGGAGGTTTACGACGCGGTGATCCTGGACCCGCCCGCCTTTGCCCGCACTCGCCGCGACCTCCCGCGGGCTTCCCGAGCCTACAAGGAGATAAACCTGCGCGCGATGAAGCTCCTGGCCCCGGGCGGCATCCTGATCACCTGTTCCTGCTCCTACCACTTCTCGCGGGAGGCGATGGAGGAGATGCTCCGCTCGGCCGCCGCGGACGCCGGGCGGAGTCTGCGGGTGCGGGAGTGGCGGGGGCAGGCTCCCGACCATCCGGAGGTGCTCAACATACCCGAGACCCGCTATCTCAAGTGCGCCGTCCTCGAGCGGCTCGCCTGA
- a CDS encoding FAD-binding oxidoreductase: protein MPGISTGEGMDRGGIGKLRESLCGSLILPRDGEYEASRRVFNGMIDRRPAAIARCIGEEDVRLAVSFARESGLPLAVRGGGHSVPGYGTCEGGLVADLSPMKGVRVDPEAQTVRAGAGLTWGELDRETQRFGLALTGGRVSSTGISGLTLGGGSGWLERMFGFTADNLLYAEVVTAGGETVRASAEENPDLFWALRGGGGNFGVVTAFGYRLHPVGPTLLAGMLAYPVEGSEPVLRAYRDFMADAPDEVGGGCAFITAPPEPFVPEPVRGTRILVLVLCYIGPPERGEEELRPLREAAPPAMDLLRPMPYTGLQSMVDAGNPPGMQNYWKAGFLNELPDAAVDALVEQARRATSPLSQLLLLPMGGAISRTPEETTPLGNREAAYNFHAIAMWPNPAEDPEPHVGWARETETAMRPWMDERVYLNFIGDEGMERVRSAFGEAKYRRLTAIKRRYDPENLFRINQNIPPGDGRQPQASRSRTAHLR, encoded by the coding sequence ATGCCGGGCATCAGCACCGGGGAGGGTATGGACAGAGGAGGGATCGGGAAGCTTCGGGAAAGCCTGTGCGGGTCCCTGATCCTCCCCCGGGACGGGGAATACGAAGCCTCCCGCAGGGTCTTCAACGGCATGATCGACCGCCGTCCGGCGGCCATCGCCCGCTGTATCGGGGAGGAGGACGTGAGGCTTGCGGTCTCCTTCGCCCGGGAGAGCGGGCTTCCGCTGGCGGTGCGCGGCGGCGGGCACTCGGTCCCGGGGTACGGCACCTGCGAGGGCGGGCTGGTCGCCGATCTCTCCCCCATGAAGGGCGTGCGTGTGGATCCCGAGGCCCAGACCGTCCGGGCCGGGGCCGGGCTCACCTGGGGCGAACTGGACCGGGAGACCCAGCGTTTCGGGCTCGCCCTCACCGGCGGCCGCGTCTCCAGCACCGGCATCTCCGGCCTCACCCTGGGCGGAGGGAGCGGCTGGCTGGAGCGCATGTTCGGTTTCACCGCGGACAACCTCCTCTACGCCGAGGTCGTCACCGCCGGCGGCGAGACCGTACGGGCCAGCGCCGAGGAGAACCCGGATCTCTTCTGGGCTCTGCGCGGCGGAGGCGGCAACTTCGGCGTGGTCACCGCCTTCGGGTACCGGCTGCACCCGGTCGGCCCGACGCTCCTGGCCGGCATGCTGGCCTACCCGGTGGAGGGGTCGGAGCCGGTCCTGCGCGCCTACCGCGACTTCATGGCCGACGCCCCGGACGAGGTGGGCGGCGGATGCGCCTTCATCACCGCGCCGCCGGAGCCCTTCGTCCCGGAGCCGGTGCGGGGCACCCGGATCCTGGTGCTCGTCCTCTGCTACATCGGGCCCCCGGAGAGGGGCGAGGAGGAGCTGCGGCCGCTCAGGGAGGCGGCGCCACCGGCCATGGACCTGCTGCGGCCCATGCCCTATACGGGCCTGCAGTCCATGGTGGACGCGGGCAATCCCCCGGGCATGCAGAACTACTGGAAGGCGGGCTTCCTGAACGAGCTGCCCGACGCGGCCGTGGACGCCCTGGTCGAGCAGGCCCGGCGGGCGACCTCGCCGCTCTCCCAGCTCCTGTTGCTCCCGATGGGCGGGGCCATCTCCCGCACTCCGGAGGAGACCACCCCCTTAGGAAACCGCGAGGCGGCATACAACTTCCACGCCATCGCCATGTGGCCCAACCCGGCCGAGGACCCGGAGCCCCACGTGGGATGGGCCCGGGAGACCGAGACCGCAATGCGGCCCTGGATGGACGAGCGGGTCTACCTGAACTTCATCGGGGACGAGGGTATGGAGAGGGTCAGGAGCGCCTTCGGCGAGGCGAAGTACCGGAGGCTCACCGCCATAAAGCGCCGCTACGATCCGGAGAACCTCTTCCGGATCAACCAGAACATCCCGCCCGGGGACGGCCGCCAGCCTCAGGCGAGCCGCTCGAGGACGGCGCACTTGAGATAG
- a CDS encoding ABC transporter permease, whose translation MRLRSFNGLSLRSLAARPQRTLLTAVGIVLGVGIVFGVITLSDTMSSTFRELYTRAFGAADLVVTAAGGNGTFGEETTREIRETPGTGRAAPRLSVPSSLILDRRREDGLPEVRGMRIFGVEPSSAALATGFELESGRYPRRGAEITLDAASAESIGAKVGEEVTIGTPDGPRRAEVVGLLRIPGGSFGGISFGMAPLRWTQRAFGEPGRISGVAVDAAEGVPPALLRDRLDRRLGAGLRVERSETRTEQVTSQLQGFRISLLFFAGTALFVGAFLVFNALSMTVLERTRELGMLRALGSTRAMIARSVLMEALVLGAVGSLAGLLLGYGMAWGLVYLFGRSFTFEITTLSISPFALLSALAVGVAVTALAALYPALRAGRVSPVEAMRSRGEAARERSGGRLVRLLPPAGLLLAAAGGAWTYHLARNLSTSPDGAAFASGIAAVIGAFLGVSMVVPAIVRPLCLLLSPALHLLFGVEGRMAAANAARNRVRTALTASALMVGISLVIAFAALGGSVLGSIRAYLEDSLGSDYVIQPVIQTSDAAFSERLPERVREVPGVAKTTAIASAFLRSGDETYVVFGLDASYPEIFRVNYASEAPEAFSRLLEEDAALVGRQLAASRGLRVGDEVRLPTPRGPRAYEVAGIVANDVLGGGSGVYLSREALARDLGEREGEFLAIETAPGADRALVEQRVRAILRDYPQFTLYSNAEWKAQIERDFDRQYVFFYAIMGVSVAVSAFGVVNTLSMSVFERTREIGILRAVGASRLQVGRLVVEEGIIISLIGCLLGVAVGSLLGYLFVRGTGAGGFEVSFYYPKLPAVAALLCGLAIGTLAGLLPARTAARKDPVEALQYE comes from the coding sequence TTGAGGCTCCGCAGCTTCAACGGGCTGAGCCTGCGGAGCCTGGCCGCCCGCCCGCAGCGGACCCTGCTCACGGCCGTCGGCATCGTGCTAGGGGTGGGGATCGTCTTCGGGGTCATAACCCTCTCGGACACGATGTCCTCGACCTTCAGGGAGCTGTACACCCGGGCCTTCGGCGCCGCGGATCTGGTGGTGACCGCCGCGGGAGGCAACGGCACCTTCGGGGAGGAGACGACGCGCGAGATCCGGGAGACCCCCGGAACGGGCCGGGCGGCACCACGCCTCTCGGTGCCCTCCTCCCTGATCCTCGACCGGCGCCGGGAGGACGGACTGCCGGAGGTTCGAGGGATGCGCATCTTCGGGGTCGAGCCCTCCTCGGCCGCGCTCGCCACCGGGTTCGAGCTGGAGAGCGGGAGATACCCTCGGCGAGGGGCCGAGATCACGCTGGATGCCGCCTCGGCCGAGAGCATCGGAGCGAAGGTCGGCGAGGAGGTCACCATCGGCACTCCGGACGGGCCGCGGCGCGCCGAGGTGGTCGGGCTGCTCAGGATTCCCGGCGGCTCCTTCGGTGGGATCTCCTTCGGCATGGCACCCCTCAGGTGGACCCAGCGGGCCTTCGGGGAGCCGGGCAGGATCTCCGGGGTCGCCGTGGACGCGGCGGAGGGCGTCCCTCCAGCCCTGTTGCGCGACCGGCTCGACCGGAGGCTCGGTGCCGGGCTGCGGGTCGAGCGCTCCGAGACCCGCACCGAGCAGGTAACCAGCCAGCTGCAGGGTTTCAGGATCTCCCTGCTCTTCTTCGCGGGGACCGCGCTGTTCGTCGGGGCCTTCCTGGTCTTCAACGCCCTCTCGATGACCGTGCTCGAGCGGACCCGGGAGCTCGGCATGCTCCGGGCGCTCGGCTCGACCCGGGCGATGATCGCCCGCTCGGTCCTCATGGAGGCCCTTGTCCTGGGGGCGGTCGGCTCCCTCGCCGGGCTGCTGCTCGGGTACGGCATGGCCTGGGGACTCGTCTACCTCTTCGGAAGGTCTTTCACGTTCGAGATCACCACCCTCTCGATCTCGCCCTTCGCCCTCCTCTCCGCGCTCGCGGTGGGCGTCGCCGTCACCGCGCTGGCCGCCCTCTACCCGGCGCTGCGCGCCGGCCGGGTGAGCCCCGTGGAGGCGATGCGCTCCCGGGGAGAGGCAGCGCGGGAGCGGAGCGGGGGCCGCCTGGTTCGGCTCCTCCCACCGGCGGGACTCCTCCTCGCCGCCGCCGGCGGGGCCTGGACCTACCATCTGGCCAGAAACCTCTCCACCAGCCCGGACGGCGCCGCCTTCGCCTCGGGCATAGCCGCGGTGATCGGAGCCTTCCTCGGGGTCTCGATGGTCGTTCCCGCCATCGTCCGGCCGCTCTGCCTCCTCCTCTCCCCGGCGCTGCATCTGCTCTTCGGGGTGGAGGGCCGGATGGCCGCAGCCAACGCCGCCCGCAACCGGGTCCGCACGGCCCTCACCGCCTCGGCCCTGATGGTCGGGATCTCGCTGGTCATCGCCTTCGCGGCGCTCGGCGGGAGCGTCCTCGGCTCCATCAGGGCCTACCTGGAGGACTCGCTGGGCAGCGACTACGTCATACAGCCGGTGATCCAGACCTCGGACGCGGCCTTCTCCGAGCGGTTGCCGGAGCGGGTGCGGGAGGTGCCGGGGGTCGCGAAGACCACGGCCATAGCCTCGGCCTTCCTGCGCAGCGGCGATGAGACGTACGTCGTGTTCGGGCTGGACGCAAGCTACCCGGAGATCTTCCGGGTGAACTACGCCTCCGAAGCTCCGGAGGCCTTCTCCCGCCTGCTGGAGGAAGATGCAGCCCTGGTAGGGCGCCAGCTGGCCGCCTCGCGCGGCCTGCGGGTGGGAGACGAGGTGAGGCTCCCCACGCCCCGCGGCCCCAGAGCGTACGAGGTGGCAGGCATCGTCGCCAACGACGTGCTCGGAGGGGGCTCCGGCGTCTACCTCTCCCGGGAGGCGCTGGCCCGGGATTTGGGAGAGCGGGAGGGCGAGTTCCTGGCCATCGAGACCGCTCCCGGGGCGGACCGGGCTCTGGTGGAGCAAAGGGTCCGCGCCATCCTGCGGGACTACCCCCAGTTCACCCTCTACTCCAACGCCGAGTGGAAGGCGCAGATAGAGCGGGACTTCGACCGCCAGTACGTCTTCTTCTACGCCATCATGGGGGTCTCGGTCGCCGTCTCGGCCTTTGGGGTGGTCAACACCCTCTCCATGAGCGTCTTCGAGCGGACCCGCGAGATAGGAATCCTGCGCGCCGTCGGCGCCAGCAGGCTGCAGGTGGGACGGCTGGTGGTGGAGGAGGGCATCATCATAAGCCTCATCGGCTGCCTCCTCGGGGTGGCGGTGGGTTCGCTGCTGGGCTACCTCTTCGTCCGGGGAACCGGCGCGGGAGGCTTCGAGGTCTCCTTCTACTACCCGAAACTCCCAGCGGTCGCCGCCCTCCTCTGCGGGCTGGCCATCGGGACCCTCGCCGGGCTGCTGCCCGCCCGCACCGCGGCCCGCAAGGACCCGGTGGAGGCCCTCCAGTACGAGTAG
- a CDS encoding ABC transporter ATP-binding protein: MRDGGVPAVRTLSLEKVYGSGPTAVRALRGVSLSFSNGEFAAIMGPSGSGKSTLLHLLGGLDRPTSGRVAVGGVDLSGLSDRRLTLLRRERIGFVFQFFNLIPTLTAEENILLPALIAGERPSRHADRLKELLELVGLSERRAHRPEALSGGEQQRVAIARALLRSPDIVLADEPTGNLDSGAGTGVLELLRESAARYGQTIIMVTHDPRAASFADRVVFLSDGRVVDEAGGLAAEAILERIKRLEAAG; encoded by the coding sequence ATGCGCGACGGAGGTGTCCCCGCGGTACGAACCCTGAGCCTGGAGAAGGTCTACGGCTCGGGCCCCACCGCGGTGCGCGCCCTGAGAGGCGTCTCTTTGAGTTTCTCGAACGGCGAGTTCGCCGCCATCATGGGACCTTCTGGTTCGGGCAAGAGCACGCTGTTGCACCTCCTCGGTGGGCTGGACCGTCCCACCTCCGGACGGGTGGCGGTAGGCGGCGTCGACCTCTCCGGCCTCTCGGACCGGCGGCTCACCCTGCTGCGCCGGGAGCGGATCGGGTTCGTCTTCCAGTTCTTCAACCTCATCCCCACCCTCACCGCCGAGGAAAACATCCTCCTGCCCGCCCTCATCGCCGGGGAGAGGCCCTCCCGCCACGCCGACCGGCTGAAGGAGCTGCTCGAGCTCGTCGGGCTCTCCGAGCGCCGCGCCCACCGGCCCGAGGCGCTCTCCGGCGGCGAGCAGCAGCGGGTGGCCATAGCCAGGGCCCTGCTCCGCAGCCCGGACATCGTGCTCGCCGACGAACCCACCGGCAACCTGGACTCCGGCGCCGGCACGGGGGTGCTGGAGCTGCTGCGCGAGTCGGCCGCGCGCTACGGTCAGACCATCATCATGGTCACCCACGACCCCCGGGCGGCCTCCTTCGCCGATCGGGTGGTGTTCCTCTCCGACGGCCGGGTCGTGGACGAGGCCGGCGGCCTGGCGGCGGAGGCGATCCTGGAACGGATAAAGAGGCTGGAGGCCGCGGGCTAG
- the rpsF gene encoding 30S ribosomal protein S6, with translation MLIIIPELDEEQVESTVSRFRTIIERTGGEVLGEPNHWGKRKLAYEIDHRSDAYYVVMEFTTGERTLVELKRILRVSDDVLRHMIVKLPPGYSREESGEPETAEVTG, from the coding sequence ATGCTCATCATCATCCCGGAGCTCGACGAGGAGCAGGTGGAGAGCACCGTCTCCCGCTTCCGAACCATCATCGAGCGCACCGGGGGCGAGGTGCTGGGCGAGCCCAACCACTGGGGCAAGCGCAAGCTGGCCTACGAGATAGACCACCGCTCCGACGCCTACTACGTGGTGATGGAGTTCACCACCGGGGAGCGGACGCTCGTCGAGCTGAAGAGGATCCTGCGCGTCTCCGACGACGTGCTCCGGCACATGATCGTGAAGCTCCCTCCGGGCTACTCCCGGGAGGAGTCCGGGGAGCCGGAGACGGCAGAGGTAACGGGCTAG
- the rpsR gene encoding 30S ribosomal protein S18 yields MAKKKGGATTRSGKKKVCIFCKENVEYVDYKDYNMLRRFTSERGKIRARRVTGLCPQHQRETARAIKRAREMALLPYIAGR; encoded by the coding sequence ATGGCCAAGAAGAAGGGGGGCGCGACGACGCGCTCCGGCAAGAAGAAGGTCTGCATATTCTGCAAGGAGAACGTCGAGTACGTCGACTACAAGGACTACAACATGCTCCGCCGCTTCACCTCCGAGCGGGGCAAGATCCGGGCCCGCCGCGTCACGGGCCTCTGCCCGCAGCACCAGCGGGAGACGGCCCGGGCGATAAAGCGCGCCCGCGAGATGGCGCTGCTTCCCTACATAGCCGGACGGTAG